GCCCTTCGGCGTGACGACGCCGCCATCACGCTCGATGGCGACGACCAGCACGTCGGGGGCGAGCAGCCCGGACTCGTCGGCCTCCGAGAGCCGACGGCCGGCGATGGGGGCCTCCTCGTCCACTCGCACCTCGAACACCTCGGCGTCGTCCGCGAGGTGCATCCAGTCCGAGACCGAGGGGCGCTGGACGGCCCGGAAGAGGTGCTCCGAGATGAGCTTCTGGGGGTTCTCGACCACGTTCGCGCCGGACCGCCGGAACAGTGACATGTGGTCCGTGTTGTGGACGACCGAGACACGCGAGGGGACGTCGTACTCCTCGGCGAGCAGCATCACCATGATGTTGGTGGCGTCGGACTCCGCCGTGGAGATGATGGCGTCGGCCCGGCGTGCCCCCGCCTCTTCGAGCGTGTCTGCCTCGGTCGCGTCGTCGTTGATGGCGAGGCAGTCGAACTCGCGGGCGACCTCGGACGCGGTCTGCTCGTCGGCGTCCACGACGACGACCTCGTGGCCGGCGCCTGTCGCCATGTCGACGAGCGGCCAGCCGATGTCGCCCGCACCCACGACGATGACGTACATCAGTGGTCACCCCGGAGGCTGTCGTCGGCCGCCCAGACGGTCAGCGTGAGCGTGTCCGACTCCTCGCGGAGCCGCCGGCTGGTCGACCCGAACGCGAGCTGGCGGAGGTGGTCGTGACTCGGCCCCCCGATGACCAGGGCGTCCGCGTCCGATGCGGCATCGGAGAGCGCCTCGTGGACCGTCCCCGACAGCAGCCGGGTCTCGAGGGGGACGTCGTCCACGCAGGCCGCCGCCGCGTCGAGGAGGCCGTCCTCGTCGCCGACGTGGGCCAGTTCCGCGTCCGCCGCTGCGATGTGCGCGAGCGCGCCGACGGTCTCGGCGACGCTTCCTCCGTAGGGGCCGGTCCCGACCGCGCCGAGGACCGTCTCGACGCGGTCGAGTCGCCAGTCGTTCGGGGCGAGGACGACGGTCGCGCCGGTGGCCTCGAACACGCTCTCGGCGACCGCGGCGCCGAGGTCGTCGGACACCACGACGATGCCGGGTTCCTCGGCCGTCGCCGTCGTCTCCAGCGCGTCGGCAGGCGTCTCGGCCTCGACGGTGTGCCACTCGACGGTCACCGAGTCGTCGACGAGCTCCCGGACGTGCAGTGCAGTCGAGGCCGTGTGCCTGGCTGTCTCGGCCGGGAACGTCTCCTGCTGGTCGGCCGCGACGACCTCGATGGTCGGCTCGAACCCTGGTGGGAGTCCGTCGCCGGCCAGTTCGACGGCGAGTTCGACGATTCCGTCGGCGATCTTCCCATCGGTTCTGACGACCAGTGCGTGGTGTGCGTTGGACATGGTTCTCTCCCGAACGACGGTCGTTCGGCGTTGCTGTCCGTGTCCGAACCGCCCCTCGAACATAAACGCACCGATTAAATTACTGATTCAGTAAATATATTGCTCTATATTTCGCATCCAGTAATCTCGTCGCGGGCAGGAAGATTGTAGGTCGTCGCGCCCACCAGCCAGTGTATGAGCGACCGCATCGACGAGATCGACCGTCGCATCATCTACCGGCTGATGGGGGACGCCCGGAACGTCTCGGCGCCGATGATCGCCGAGGAGATGAATGTCTCGGCGGGCACCATCCGGAACCGCATCGCCCAACTGGAAGAACGCGGCGTCATCCAGGGGTACCACGCCAGCGTGGACTTCGAGCGAACCGGCGCGCCACTGACGAACCTCTTCATCTGTCGGGCACCCGTCCCGGAGCGCGAGACCATCGCGGAGAAGGCCCTCCAGGTGCCCGGGGTCGTCAACGTCCGCCAGTTGATGACCGGCGGCGCGAACCTCCACGTCGTCGCGGTCGGCGGCGACATGGCCACCGTGACGCGGATCGCCCGCGCTCTCACGGAACTTGGGGTCGAAATCGAAGACGAGCAACTGGTCCAGAAGGAGCGCACGCGGCCCTACGAACCGTTCGGCCCCCAGGAGGACGCACGCCGGAGCGCCCTCGCGGACATGATGCAACTCGCCGGCGGCGCCGAGGTCGTGGAGGTGTCGGTCGCGGACGACGCCCCGATCGCGGGCCTGACCCTGACCGAGGCGGCGGACGAGGGGCTCATCGGGGAGAACGTGCTCGTCGTCGCCATCGAGCGCGACGGGTCGGTCATCACGCCGAAGGGCGACGTGACCGTCGAACCGGACGACCTCGTGACGGTGTTCTCGCGCTCGGGGGCGTCACCGGCCGTGCTGGAGACGTTCACCGGCGAGTGAGGGTGGCCGGCCGGGGGCGGCCTACGCCGGTATCGACACCTCGTCGCCGGCCTCGCCCAGGTTCGCCCACAGGTCACCGCTCTCCTGGACGACCACCTCGAACTGGAGGGGGCCGGCACCGACGGCGGCCCCGTGGGAGTTGAACGAGACGACCTCGTGGGTGTGGTGTCGGTCCGAGACGGCGGTCAGGCTGTAGAAGCCTGGGTCCCCCTCGAAGTCGGTGACTGCGCGGGGCTCGTCGGCGGCCGGGGCCTCGAACGTCCCCCAGATGGGACGCTCGTTTGACCCGTCCCGGGGCGCGTACACGAGCGTCAGCGAGAGCAGTTCGGGCTCGCCGGTGTCAGACCGGAGAAGCATGCGGTCGAGGGTCGCGGGGTCGTCGTCGTCATCGTCCATCGCCGAGCAACCGGCGAGTCCGACTGTCGCGGCCGCGGTCAGGCCGGAGAGGAGGGCACGTCGTCGCATGGCTCGACAGTCTGTCTGAAAACGGATAGTTTCTTGGGTGGCCGCTACAGTTCCCGTTTCTCCTTCGAGACCACCTGCACGCCCTCGATTCTGGTGTCGGGGTACTGGCCGTCGGCATCCTTCTCGGCAGCCTTCACCATGTCCCAGACGACGTTGAGGCCGGTTGTGACGCCCTCCAGGGCCTCCATCTCGCAGCCGGTCTTGCCCGTCGTCTCGACCGCGACCCGCAGGGTGACGTGGTCGTCGGCCACGTCGAAGTCGGTGTCGACGTTGGTCACGGGAATCTGGTGGCACATCGGGATGGTCTCCCAGGTGTGCTTGACCGCCTGGATGGCCCCGATGCGGGCGGTCGCCAGCACGTCGCCCTTCGCGACCTCGTTGTCGCGGATGGCCTGAATGGTCGACGGCTGGAGGTGGATCGTCCCCTCGGCGACGGCCCGCCGGGCCGTGTCTGGTTTGTCACCCACGTCGACCATCTGGGCTTCACCTGCATCGTCGGTGTGGGTCAACTCGTCACTCATCGCGACCACCCCACATGGCGTGGGGAATCTCGGGCAGCAGGTCCGAGGCGAGCAGGCCGTACCCCTGCTCGTCGACGACTGCGTCGCCCGCGGCGCCATTCACGTAGGCCGCGATACCGCCGGCCTCGACGGGGTCGTGGGTGCTCGCGAGCGCGCCGCAGATGCCCGCGAGCACGTCGCCGGTCCCGCCGACGGTCATGCCCGGGTTCCCGGTCCGGTTCACCCGGGTCGTCTCGCCGTCGGAGACCACGTCGTAGGCACCCTTCACGAGGAGCGTCTGGTCGAGGTCGCCGGCGAACGATTCCACGAGGTCCATGCGTGTCTCCCAGTCCTCGTCGGTCTCGCCGCCCATCGCGGCGAGTTCGCCCTGGTGGGGCGTACACAGGAGGTCGGCCTCGGTGTCGGCGTCGGGGACGACCCGGAGCGCGTCGGCGTCGACCACGGCCCGGCCGTCGTAGCTCTCGAGGAACTCCCGGACCGCGTCGAGGGTCCCGCTGGCCCGGCCGAGGCCCGGTCCGAGGATGACACAGTCGGCGTCGAGGGCGCGGTCGAGCAACTCGTCGACGTGCCGGGGTCGGAGCAGGTCGCCCGCGAGTTCGTGGACGATGAGCCCCTCCTCGTAGCCCTGGACCTCCCCGGCGACGTTCTCGGGGCAGGCGACGTGGACGAGGTCGCAGCCGGCCCGCATCGCGGCCTGGCCGGCGAGGGCGGGCGCGCCGGTGTAGGGACCGCCCCCGACCACGAGGACCTCGCCGAAGTCGCCCTTGTGCGCCTGCGGGTCGCGCGAGAGTGCGAGCAGGTCGCCCTGCTCGACGAACAGCTCTGCGGCATCCGGGATACCGATGTCCGCGACGGTGATGATGGGGGCGTCGACCGCCTCCAGCCCGGGCTTGTCGTCGTGGAAGGTGACGACGTGGTCGGCGTGGACCGCCACGCCCGCGGACTCGCCGGTGTCCGCGTCGACGCCAGAGGGCACGTCGACCGAGACGACGTAGGCCGAGGAGTCGTTGATGGCCTCGGCCGCGGTCGCCTCCGGTTCGCGAAGCGCCCCCGTCACGCCGGTTCCGAGCATCGCGTCGACCACGAGGTCGCAGTCGGGGAGCGAGAAGTCGGCCGAGTCCCGCACCTCGCGGGCGTCGTACTCGCCCTGCTGGAGGGCGTCCCAGTTCTCCCGGGCGATGTCGGTCGTGATGGTCTCGGCCCGCCCGAGCAGGATGGTCTCGACGTCGAACTCGTCGAGAAAGCGCGCCGCCACGAAGGCGTCGCCGCCGTTGTTCCCGCGGCCCGCGACGACGACGACCTGGTCACCGGGGTCGGCGTGCTCGCGGACCACCCGGGCGACCGCGTTCCCGCTCGACTCCATGAGCTGCTTCCGGGGGACGCCGAGCGCCTCGGCGTTCCGGTCGACCTGTGCCATCCGGTCGCTCGTTATCATGGCCGGTGGTTCGGGCGGTGGCAGGTAAAGAGTGGCGTCGCGTCCGTCGAACCCAGAGGTGGAGTCGAGTATCGAACAACCGGGTGGCGCGTGCTGGTTCGCGTGCTGAACGAAGTGAAGCCGCGAGGCGGAGCCGCGCGAGGGATGAGACGCGCAGTGTAGTGGAGCGCAGCGACACGGAACGAGCATCCAGTCGGCTGGGGAGGGCGAGGCTGCTGTCACGACGCAAGCTCGAGTGAACCTGTTCTCGAAATCGCTGCCGCCAGCGACAACCGACACAGGGACTCTCGACGCAACTCCGCAACCGACGACCACCGGCCCACCACACAGAAGAACTTCGTACTCGGCGCCGAGTTACCATCTATGACACTCCCGCTGGTCGGCCTCGGTACCATGGGTATCGACGACCCGGACGCCATCGCGTCCGCCCTCGATGCCGGCTACCGCCACCTCGACACCGCACAGATATACGAGAACGAAGGCGTCGTTGGCGAGGGACTCGCAAAGAGCGACGTGCCCAGAGAAGACGTCTTCCTCGCGACGAAGGTCTGGGCGACCAACCTCGCACCCGAGGACGTCCGCGAGAGCACGGCGGCGAGTCTCGACCGCCTCGGCGTCGATTCGGTGGACCTGCTCTACGTCCACCGGCCCATCGAAGCCTACGACCCGGCGACGACCCTCCCGGCGTTCGACGACCTGGTCGAGGACGGCCTCACGAAGCACGTCGGCGTCTCGAACTTCACGAAAGCCGAACTCGCAACCGCCCGCGAGCACCTCGACGCCCCCATCTTCGCCCACCAGATCGAGTACCATCCGTTCTTCCAGACGCCGGAGCTGCTCGCGGACAACCGCGCCCACGACGAGACCGTGGTCGCGTACTCGCCGCTGGCGCAGGGCAAGGTGTTCGACGACCCGACGCTGCAGGACATCGCGGATTCCCACGACGCGACCCCGGCCGACGTGGCCATCGCGTGGCTCTGCCAGAAGGAAGGCGTCGTGACGATTCCGAAGGCCGCCGGTCGGACGCACCAGGAGGGCAACCTCGCCGCGGCCGACATCGGCCTCAGCGAAGCCGAGTGCGCCCGCATCGACGACCTCGACCGCGGCGAGGAACTGTTCCCGGAATAGCTGCTCTTACCGGCGAATCCGGAAGCCGTCCTCGCCCTCCGGCTCCTCGTACTCCGCCTCGACAGACTCGACCTCGGCGGCGGGACTGCCCTCGTGACACCACTCCACCATCGACTCGACCTTTTCTTCAGGCCCCTCGAAGACGGCCTCGACGCGGCCATCGCGGAGGTTCTGGACCCAGCCGTCGATGTCCTTCTCCTGGGCGGTGTCGCGAGTGTTGGCCCGGTAGTAGACCCCCTGGACCCGACCCGAGACGAAGACGTGTGCGCGAGTGCGGTCATCCCCTGACATACGTTCACGTTCGGTCGGGAGCCGGAAAAACGTTCTTCGGCGCGCTTTTCCCACCCGACGCCCAAGCCTCGCGCATGTCCCAGCATCGCAGCAACGTCGCGCCCAGCACCCTGGGCATCGAGCTCCAGGACGGCGGTATCGCCGTCGAGTACACCGACGGGCGCTCTGTCTTCTACCACGGCGTCCCCGACAAACAGGAGGGGAGCGTCGAGTGCCCGCCCGGCAAGCTCGTGCAGGTCCTCGTGACGGACCCGACCGAGACGGAGGGCGTACTCGTCTACGTCAACGACCGCAAGACCAGCGACGACATCCTCGAATCGACCGGTGTCGGCCGCCTGCTGCTCGACACCGGCGAGGAGGAGGAGCTGTTCCCCGGCGTGACGGTCAAGCGCGGCGGCGTCCGCGTCACCGTCGAGGCCGACCCGGAGGAGGCCCGCGGGCGGGTCTTCGTCTTCGCCGAGGACGAGATGAGCGAGCACTCCTACGAGATCGTCTGATGCCCCTCCCGAAGCGCTGGCACGACTTCGACCGCTCGGTCCTCGGGACGGTCCCCGACCGGCTCGGGATGTACGAACTCGGCGACGAGGACGGGACCGTCGTCGCGGTCGGCCACGGCGTCCTCCACGACGAGCTGAAGTCGGCGCTCTCCTACCGCGACGCGGCGAAGGTCCGCTGGGAGGTCGTCCAGACCCGCGAGCAGGCCGCCGAACTGGCCGAGACACACCGCGAGCGTCTCTGAGCTGTCGAGACGGCTACTGGATATACCCCGGCTCCTCGCCGGTACACGCCGATTCGTGTGCCTTCGCGTCGTCC
This window of the Haloarchaeobius amylolyticus genome carries:
- a CDS encoding universal stress protein, with the translated sequence MSNAHHALVVRTDGKIADGIVELAVELAGDGLPPGFEPTIEVVAADQQETFPAETARHTASTALHVRELVDDSVTVEWHTVEAETPADALETTATAEEPGIVVVSDDLGAAVAESVFEATGATVVLAPNDWRLDRVETVLGAVGTGPYGGSVAETVGALAHIAAADAELAHVGDEDGLLDAAAACVDDVPLETRLLSGTVHEALSDAASDADALVIGGPSHDHLRQLAFGSTSRRLREESDTLTLTVWAADDSLRGDH
- a CDS encoding acylphosphatase — protein: MSGDDRTRAHVFVSGRVQGVYYRANTRDTAQEKDIDGWVQNLRDGRVEAVFEGPEEKVESMVEWCHEGSPAAEVESVEAEYEEPEGEDGFRIRR
- a CDS encoding NAD(P)H-hydrate dehydratase; translation: MITSDRMAQVDRNAEALGVPRKQLMESSGNAVARVVREHADPGDQVVVVAGRGNNGGDAFVAARFLDEFDVETILLGRAETITTDIARENWDALQQGEYDAREVRDSADFSLPDCDLVVDAMLGTGVTGALREPEATAAEAINDSSAYVVSVDVPSGVDADTGESAGVAVHADHVVTFHDDKPGLEAVDAPIITVADIGIPDAAELFVEQGDLLALSRDPQAHKGDFGEVLVVGGGPYTGAPALAGQAAMRAGCDLVHVACPENVAGEVQGYEEGLIVHELAGDLLRPRHVDELLDRALDADCVILGPGLGRASGTLDAVREFLESYDGRAVVDADALRVVPDADTEADLLCTPHQGELAAMGGETDEDWETRMDLVESFAGDLDQTLLVKGAYDVVSDGETTRVNRTGNPGMTVGGTGDVLAGICGALASTHDPVEAGGIAAYVNGAAGDAVVDEQGYGLLASDLLPEIPHAMWGGRDE
- a CDS encoding DUF5796 family protein; the encoded protein is MSQHRSNVAPSTLGIELQDGGIAVEYTDGRSVFYHGVPDKQEGSVECPPGKLVQVLVTDPTETEGVLVYVNDRKTSDDILESTGVGRLLLDTGEEEELFPGVTVKRGGVRVTVEADPEEARGRVFVFAEDEMSEHSYEIV
- a CDS encoding potassium channel family protein, encoding MYVIVVGAGDIGWPLVDMATGAGHEVVVVDADEQTASEVAREFDCLAINDDATEADTLEEAGARRADAIISTAESDATNIMVMLLAEEYDVPSRVSVVHNTDHMSLFRRSGANVVENPQKLISEHLFRAVQRPSVSDWMHLADDAEVFEVRVDEEAPIAGRRLSEADESGLLAPDVLVVAIERDGGVVTPKGGTTIRAGDSVAVFSERGFADDVLETFGAEDQIATGHAGLL
- a CDS encoding Lrp/AsnC family transcriptional regulator; translated protein: MSDRIDEIDRRIIYRLMGDARNVSAPMIAEEMNVSAGTIRNRIAQLEERGVIQGYHASVDFERTGAPLTNLFICRAPVPERETIAEKALQVPGVVNVRQLMTGGANLHVVAVGGDMATVTRIARALTELGVEIEDEQLVQKERTRPYEPFGPQEDARRSALADMMQLAGGAEVVEVSVADDAPIAGLTLTEAADEGLIGENVLVVAIERDGSVITPKGDVTVEPDDLVTVFSRSGASPAVLETFTGE
- a CDS encoding DUF7508 domain-containing protein, whose product is MPLPKRWHDFDRSVLGTVPDRLGMYELGDEDGTVVAVGHGVLHDELKSALSYRDAAKVRWEVVQTREQAAELAETHRERL
- a CDS encoding aldo/keto reductase, with the protein product MTLPLVGLGTMGIDDPDAIASALDAGYRHLDTAQIYENEGVVGEGLAKSDVPREDVFLATKVWATNLAPEDVRESTAASLDRLGVDSVDLLYVHRPIEAYDPATTLPAFDDLVEDGLTKHVGVSNFTKAELATAREHLDAPIFAHQIEYHPFFQTPELLADNRAHDETVVAYSPLAQGKVFDDPTLQDIADSHDATPADVAIAWLCQKEGVVTIPKAAGRTHQEGNLAAADIGLSEAECARIDDLDRGEELFPE
- the moaC gene encoding cyclic pyranopterin monophosphate synthase MoaC, with amino-acid sequence MSDELTHTDDAGEAQMVDVGDKPDTARRAVAEGTIHLQPSTIQAIRDNEVAKGDVLATARIGAIQAVKHTWETIPMCHQIPVTNVDTDFDVADDHVTLRVAVETTGKTGCEMEALEGVTTGLNVVWDMVKAAEKDADGQYPDTRIEGVQVVSKEKREL